The proteins below come from a single Mytilus edulis chromosome 5, xbMytEdul2.2, whole genome shotgun sequence genomic window:
- the LOC139523656 gene encoding uncharacterized protein — translation MRKTTCWEKYDLKRFPYPGTRRYKPLIYQSLDGGMIISNDVFGLTISQFEREFRACLERRTTQEQWILNLRYPDKSSNEYIEYLQTCTDQSNDNYCWSGNNLEDKKLYEHLLNIAGTEIDIRTRQRLCIIQNTIHNATSPNSTKISSGSLAEGLDLPGSDRDDMYVLNNIDVIQNTRNVKQYCQRTTLVMETDFDHPGFTKLKLLAGEVNESLLVQDASFRDTSKCFYFSVTGFVGVIHHLMLDTNMDLPAHGPCLSDKEQTLDIAFCLRSKYFPYNAIPWVWRHRKQWPPNLVIDRIISFGCLLVPIGPKTISENHLLWRLSFSVAEKQLVHSFNFTQLLCYGLLKLTLKRAVNTKDNVKDLVCSYFLKTALFWVSEEENIEIFRLPKLFYCFSLCLDKLISWIDKCYCPNYFIPEHNMFLGKINQSNNKVLLDVLEGIKCGKTIGLLKNLFPQNNRFYLPLDKQSEQSSGKLDTLFYKVFYLPYSHERNMSHYYKEFELIEYLLKSESSKFIIGVCNYHYAKINQHVAQLLPPPFAMNKTYMIHNCYHRHLQDGLKTDAVSGWLLYASFYYVIGQYNVCLRLLDYVLARCDPTMLYLGKGVYNETNINIYRQNIHSTMTLNERMTVATRDCVMYLKDSSLIPEELKLTQGDMTIFVPPIIMSHFLKFLCYHHLGDIPNRQHAIRNLELLVDGKKYTVHSQLSNLRMLGICYELSGEKVKACQCYEGAFETV, via the exons ATGAGGAAAACTACGTGTTGggaaaaatatgatttaaaacgCTTTCCATATCCTGGTACACGCAGATACAAGCCGTTGATTTATCAATCTTTAGATGGAGGGATGATCATCTCAAATGATGTTTTTGGATTGACAATCAGTCAATTTGAACGCGAGTTTAGAGCTTGCTTAGAAAGAAGAACAACACAAGAGCAATGGATACTTAACCTCAGATATCCAGACAAATCTTCAAACGAATATATCGAATACTTACAGACTTGTACAGATCAAAGCAATG aTAACTATTGTTGGTCAGGAAATAATTTAGAGGATAAAAAGTTATACGAACACCTTCTAAATATCGCTGGTACTGAAATAGATATACGTACTCGACAACGACTTTGTATCATACAGAATACTATACATAATGCAACGTCGCCTAATTCAACCAAAATATCAAGTGGAAGTTTAGCAGAAGGATTGGATTTACCAGGCAGTGACCGAGATGATATGTACGTTTTAAATAATATAGATGTAATACAAAATACAAGAAATGTCAAACAATATTGCCAACGGACTACACTAGTAATGGAGACAGATTTTGATCATCCTGGGTTTACTAAGCTCAAATTACTAGCAGGAGAGGTTAATGAATCCCTCCTTGTACAAGATGCCTCTTTTAGAGATACCAGTAAATGCTTTTATTTTTCAGTAACAGGCTTTGTTGGTGTAATTCATCATCTAATGTTGGATACTAATATGGATCTACCTGCTCACGGTCCATGTCTATCCGACAAAGAACAAACGCTCGATATTGCGTTTTGCCTACGTAGTAAATATTTCCCTTACAACGCCATTCCATGGGTATGGCGTCATCGAAAACAATGGCCTCCTAATCTCGTTATTGATAGGATTATCAGCTTCGGATGTCTGTTAGTACCAATAGGACCTAAAACTATATCAGAAAATCACTTATTGTGGAGATTGTCTTTTTCTGTGGCAGAAAAACAACTTGTACATTCATTTAATTTCACCCAACTTTTATGTTACGGTCTTCTGAAATTAACATTAAAACGTGCTGTTAACACAAAAGATAATGTCAAAGATTTAGTGTGTTCCTATTTTTTGAAGACGGCTTTATTCTGGGTCTCGGAGGAGGAGAATATTGAAATATTTCGATTGCctaaattgttttattgtttttctctCTGTCTTGATAAATTAATATCGTGGATAGACAAATGTTACTGTCCAAACTATTTCATACCTGAACACAACATGTTCTTAGGAAAGATCAATCAGAGTAACAATAAAGTACTACTTGATGTACTTGAAGGTATAAAGTGTGGTAAAACTATTGGATTGTTAAAGAATTTATTTCCACAGAACAATCGCTTTTATCTTCCATTAGATAAACAGAGTGAACAATCGTCTGGAAAGTTAGACACactattttataaagttttttacCTACCATATTCGCACGAAAGAAATATGTCACATTATTATAAAgaatttgaattgattgaataTTTATTGAAGTCTGAATCTTCTAAATTTATCATTGGTGTATGTAATTATCACTATGCGAAAATCAATCAACATGTAGCACAACTACTACCGCCTCCATTCGCAATGAATAAAACGTACATGATACACAACTGTTATCATAGACATTTGCAAGACGGTTTGAAGACAGATGCTGTGTCGGGTTGGTTGTTATACGCGTCGTTTTATTACGTGATAGGACAGTACAATGTATGCTTAAGACTACTAGATTATGTTCTAGCAAGATGTGATCCTACCATGCTGTATTTAGGCAAAGGTGTCTataatgaaacaaatataaacatcTACAGACAAAATATACATTCTACAATGACATTAAATGAAAGGATGACAGTAGCTACTCGAGATTGTGTTATGTACTTGAAAGACTCATCATTAATACCAGAAGAATTAAAGTTAACACAGGGAGATATGACCATTTTTGTACCACCTATTATCATGTCACACTTTCTTAAATTCCTATGTTATCATCATCTTGGTGATATTCCAAACAGACAGCATGCAATTCGTAATTTAGAATTATTAGTGGATGGGAAAAAATATACGGTCCATTCTCAACTTTCAAATTTGAGAATGCTTGGAATATGCTATGAACTGTCAGGTGAAAAAGTCAAGGCTTGTCAATGTTATGAAGGAGCTTTTGAAACAGTATGA
- the LOC139523657 gene encoding uncharacterized protein has protein sequence MYRKARKKENHDDECLYGMKKTTYLEKYGLKRFPYPGTRRYTPLIYISLDEGVVISNGVFGLTISQFEREFKACLERRTKQEQWILNLRCPDKSSNEYIEYLQDCTDQEKYYLQGPGNDCEETNLFKHLINTVGTEIDIRNRQRLCITNDKIYNATSDTLTRISSGSLAEGLDLLGSDRDVMYVINSVDVIQNTRNIKQSSERPTLVMETDSDHPGFTKLKLVTGEFDESLLIPSISFGDTCKCFYLSSDSFVNSIRQLYLNMPLSLHGPCISDQDETFDIAFCLRSTVLPCSAEPWAWRYRKQWPPNFVIDRITNYGCLLVPIGPKTISDSFVLWRLSFSVAEKLLVHSFNFTQLLCYSLLKITLKYIINKNKDVKDLLCSYFLKTALFWVSEEEDIEIFRLSKLFNCFSLCLDKLISWIDKCYCPNYFIPEHNMFLGKIDRRNNKILLCILDSIKCSKTSGLLTNLFLQNNSFNLSLDEPREQSSGKLDTLFYKVFYLPYSHDRDMSDYYKEFELVEYLLKSESSKFITGVCKYHFAKINQHVAQVLPSPFAINKTYKIHNCYHRHLKDGLNTDAVSGWLLYASFYYVTGQYNVTLRLIHYILSRCTPNMLFVGSNIYTDDCLKIYRQNVHSTMTLNNRMKIATVDCVMYLKDSSLIPEELKLTQGDVTIFIPPITMSHFLRFLCYHHLGDIPNRQQAIRDLKCTVKETEFITFSPNLNLGILKICYELSGDKSKTS, from the exons ATGTATAGAAAggcaagaaaaaaagaaaaccatGACGACGAATGTTTGTATGGAATGAAGAAAACTACGTATTTGGAAAAATATGGTTTAAAACGTTTTCCATATCCTGGAACACGCAGATACACGCCGTTGATTTATATATCTTTAGACGAAGGGGTGGTTATCTCAAATGGTGTTTTTGGATTGACAATCAGTCAGTTTGAACGTGAGTTTAAAGCTTGCTTAGAAAGAAGAACTAAACAAGAACAATGGATACTCAATCTCAGATGTCCAGACAAATCTTCAAACGAATACATTGAATACTTACAGGACTGTACAGACCAagagaaat ATTACTTGCAAGGGCCAGGAAATGATTGTGaagaaacaaatttatttaaacacCTCATAAATACTGTTGGTACTGAAATAGATATACGTAATAGACAACGACTCTGCATAACTAATGATAAAATATACAATGCAACGTCGGATACGCTTACCAGAATATCAAGTGGAAGTTTAGCAGAGGGATTGGATTTACTAGGCAGTGACCGAGATGTAATGTACGTTATCAATAGTGTAGACGTAATACAAAATACACGAAATATCAAACAGTCATCAGAACGGCCTACACTGGTTATGGAGACCGATTCTGATCATCCTGGATTTACTAAACTCAAATTAGTAACAGGAGAGTTTGATGAATCCCTCTTGATACCATCTATTTCTTTTGGAGATACTTGTAAATGTTTTTATCTATCATCAGACAGCTTTGTTAACAGTATTCGTCAGCTCTATTTGAATATGCCGCTATCTTTACATGGTCCATGTATATCAGACCAAGACGAAACTTTTGATATTGCATTCTGCCTACGCAGTACAGTTTTACCTTGTAGCGCAGAACCATGGGCTTGGCGTTATCGAAAACAGTGGCCACCTAATTTTGTAATTGACAGGATCACTAATTACGGGTGTTTGTTAGTACCTATAGGACCTAAAACAATATCAGATAGTTTCGTATTATGGAGATTGTCTTTCTCTGTTGCAGAAAAACTACTTGTTCATTCGTTTAATTTCACACAACTCTTATGTTACAGTCTTCTGAAAATAACCTTAAAGTATATCATTAACAAAAATAAGGACGTCAAAGATTTGTTGTGTTCCTATTTTTTGAAGACGGCTTTATTCTGGGTTTCGGAAGAGGAAGATATTGAAATATTTCGATTGTCtaaattgtttaattgtttttctCTCTGTCTTGATAAATTAATATCATGGATAGACAAATGTTACTGTCCAAACTATTTCATACCTGAACACAACATGTTCTTAGGAAAGATCGATCGGAGAAACAATAAAATACTCCTTTGCATACTTGATAGCATAAAGTGTAGTAAGACTAGCGGATTATTAACGAATTTATTTCTCCAGAACAACAGCTTTAATCTTTCATTAGATGAACCGAGGGAACAGTCGTCTGGAAAGTTAGACACactattttataaagttttttacCTGCCATATTCGCATGATAGAGATATGTCAGACTATTATAAAGAATTTGAATTGGTTGAATATCTATTGAAGTCTGAATCTTCTAAATTTATTACTGGTGTGTGTAAATATCACTTTGCCAAAATCAATCAACATGTAGCACAAGTACTACCGTCACCATTCGCAATTAATAAAACGTACAAAATACACAATTGTTATCATAGACATTTAAAAGACGGCTTAAATACAGATGCTGTGTCAGGTTGGTTGTTATACGCGTCGTTTTATTACGTGACAGGACAGTACAATGTAACTCTAAGacttatacattatattttatcaagATGTACACCTAATATGTTGTTTGTAGGCAGTAATATCTACACGGATGATTGTCTAAAAATTTACAGACAAAATGTGCATTCCACAATGACATTGAACAACAGGATGAAAATAGCTACTGTAGACTGTGTTATGTACTTGAAAGACTCTTCTTTAATACCAGAAGAATTAAAGCTTACACAGGGAGACGTGACCATTTTTATACCGCCTATTACCATGTCACACTTTCTTAGATTTCTATGTTATCATCATCTTGGTGATATTCCTAACAGGCAACAGGCAATACGTGATTTAAAGTGCACAGTGAAAGAAACAGAATTTATCACATTTTCTCCTAATTTGAATTTAGGAATACTTAAAATATGCTATGAACTCTCCGGCGATAAGAGTAAGACATCTTAG